From Streptomyces sp. TLI_235, a single genomic window includes:
- a CDS encoding excisionase family DNA binding protein, protein MSTASLSQTALLAELAGYGSDEPLRVVQVARALGVSDETAYREVRSGRLPSYRVGTGRGTIRIQREAFRAYLKARSIPVGMLGVAR, encoded by the coding sequence ATGAGCACCGCATCTCTGTCACAGACCGCACTTCTCGCAGAGCTGGCCGGGTACGGCTCGGACGAACCGCTGCGGGTCGTCCAGGTCGCCCGGGCGCTGGGCGTCTCGGACGAGACCGCGTACCGCGAGGTCCGCTCCGGGCGGCTGCCGTCCTACCGGGTGGGCACGGGCCGGGGCACGATCCGCATCCAGCGGGAGGCGTTCCGCGCCTACCTCAAGGCCCGGAGCATCCCGGTGGGCATGCTGGGGGTGGCCCGGTGA
- a CDS encoding phosphoglycerate mutase: protein MRRSDQRINGSSKLAPMADTTYRLILLRHGESQWNQKNLFTGWVDVDLNEKGEKEAARGGELLLSEGILPDVVHTSLLRRAIRTSQIALDKADRHWIPVNRSWRLNERHYGALQGKDKAQTLAEFGEEQFQLWRRSYDTPPPALADDSEYSQAGDARYADIPSELRPRTECLKDVVERMLPYWYDAIVPDLAAGRTVLVTAHGNSLRALVKHLDGISDEAIAGLNIPTGIPLVYELDADFKPLNPGGRYLDPEAAAAAIEAVKNQGKK from the coding sequence ATGAGACGGTCGGACCAGCGGATAAACGGCTCCTCTAAACTGGCGCCCATGGCTGACACGACCTACCGACTCATCCTGCTCCGCCACGGCGAGAGCCAGTGGAACCAGAAGAACCTCTTCACCGGATGGGTCGACGTCGACCTCAACGAGAAGGGCGAGAAGGAGGCGGCCCGCGGCGGCGAGCTCCTCCTTTCCGAGGGGATCCTCCCCGACGTGGTGCACACCTCCCTGCTGCGCCGCGCCATCCGCACCTCCCAGATCGCGCTCGACAAGGCCGACCGCCACTGGATCCCGGTCAACCGCAGCTGGCGCCTCAACGAGCGCCACTACGGCGCCCTGCAGGGCAAGGACAAGGCCCAGACCCTCGCCGAGTTCGGCGAGGAGCAGTTCCAGCTCTGGCGCCGCTCGTACGACACCCCGCCGCCCGCGCTCGCCGACGACTCCGAGTACTCGCAGGCCGGCGACGCCCGCTACGCCGACATCCCGAGCGAGCTGCGCCCGCGCACCGAGTGCCTCAAGGACGTCGTCGAGCGCATGCTCCCGTACTGGTACGACGCGATCGTCCCGGACCTCGCCGCCGGCCGCACCGTGCTGGTCACCGCGCACGGCAACAGCCTGCGCGCCCTGGTCAAGCACCTGGACGGCATCTCCGACGAGGCCATCGCCGGCCTGAACATCCCCACCGGCATCCCGCTCGTCTACGAGCTCGACGCCGACTTCAAGCCGCTCAACCCCGGCGGCCGCTACCTCGACCCGGAGGCCGCCGCGGCCGCCATCGAGGCCGTGAAGAACCAGGGCAAGAAGTAA
- a CDS encoding putative sensory transduction regulator, producing the protein MAIRTKDEALTLLRTALDEAGVRWEPAVTDPYTLVATLPGTRKLSTTCALRVGDHTLSVNAFVIRRPDENHQAVYRWLLERNTRLYGVAYAVDRLGDVYLAGRLPLEALTPDTVDRLLGTVLENADEPFNTLLELGFATAIRREWEWRTKRGESTGNLAAFAHLAQAATESAAGPAAEETGPATTG; encoded by the coding sequence ATGGCAATCCGTACCAAGGACGAGGCGCTGACCCTGCTGCGCACCGCGCTCGACGAGGCCGGGGTGAGGTGGGAGCCGGCCGTGACCGACCCGTACACGCTGGTCGCGACGCTGCCGGGCACCCGCAAGCTGTCCACCACCTGCGCGCTGCGGGTGGGCGACCACACCCTGTCGGTCAACGCGTTCGTGATCCGCAGGCCGGACGAGAACCACCAGGCCGTCTACCGCTGGCTGCTGGAACGCAACACCCGGCTCTACGGCGTCGCGTACGCCGTCGACCGGCTCGGCGACGTCTACCTCGCCGGGCGGCTGCCGCTGGAGGCGCTCACCCCGGACACCGTCGACCGGCTGCTGGGCACCGTCCTGGAGAACGCCGACGAGCCCTTCAACACCCTGCTGGAGCTGGGCTTCGCCACCGCGATCCGCCGCGAGTGGGAGTGGCGCACCAAGCGCGGCGAGTCCACCGGCAACCTCGCGGCCTTCGCCCACCTCGCCCAGGCCGCCACGGAGTCCGCGGCCGGGCCCGCGGCCGAGGAGACCGGCCCGGCTACGACCGGCTGA
- a CDS encoding putative MFS family arabinose efflux permease, which yields MSAAVRLRSTVSEAVGGLPRAFWWLWTSTLVNRLGGFVVTFLALYLTGGRGFSPAYAGLVASLFGLGSAIAAVAGGVLADRWGRRPTLLVAQLGTAVSTAALGFCQDRAAIAVTAFLVGLASNASRPAVSAIIADLVPAEHRVRAYSLNYWAINIGFGVSAAVAGLIAAHGYLALFLLDAASTLACAVVVFARVPESRPDRPSAPSGAAGGPVPTEPGAGLGTVFRDGRFMALVAVNLLLAVVAQQGSTTLAVDMGLAGISAAQYGLVIGLNGLLIVVLQLPLTRAMEGRGRTGLLVASALLTGWGFGLTALAGGSAGFYAFTVAVWTIGEIMAAPTMMGLVAELSPARARGRYQGVYSLSWSLASFVGPAAGGYLLEHAGGRAVWGACAVFGTVAAGAFLLLGRRPAAAPADALPAEAAPSAELSRS from the coding sequence ATGTCCGCCGCCGTCCGTCTGCGCAGCACCGTCTCGGAGGCGGTGGGCGGTCTGCCGCGCGCCTTCTGGTGGTTGTGGACGTCGACCCTGGTGAACCGCCTCGGCGGCTTCGTGGTGACCTTCCTGGCCCTCTACCTGACCGGCGGCCGGGGCTTCTCCCCCGCCTACGCCGGCCTGGTGGCCTCGCTCTTCGGCCTCGGCTCGGCGATCGCCGCCGTCGCGGGCGGGGTGCTCGCCGACCGCTGGGGGCGGCGGCCAACCCTGCTCGTCGCGCAGCTCGGCACGGCCGTCTCGACCGCCGCCCTCGGCTTCTGCCAGGACCGGGCGGCGATCGCGGTGACGGCCTTCCTGGTCGGCCTGGCGAGCAACGCCTCGCGGCCGGCCGTCTCGGCGATCATCGCGGACCTCGTCCCGGCCGAGCACCGGGTGCGGGCGTACTCGCTGAACTACTGGGCGATCAACATCGGCTTCGGCGTCTCCGCGGCGGTGGCCGGCCTGATCGCCGCCCACGGCTACCTCGCGCTCTTCCTGCTGGACGCGGCCTCCACGCTGGCCTGCGCGGTGGTGGTCTTCGCCCGCGTCCCGGAGTCCCGCCCGGACCGGCCCTCGGCGCCGTCCGGAGCGGCCGGCGGCCCGGTTCCGACGGAGCCCGGGGCCGGCCTCGGCACGGTCTTCAGGGACGGCCGGTTCATGGCGCTGGTGGCGGTGAACCTGCTGCTCGCGGTGGTCGCCCAGCAGGGCAGCACCACGCTCGCCGTCGACATGGGGCTGGCGGGCATCTCGGCGGCCCAGTACGGGCTGGTGATCGGCCTCAACGGGTTGCTGATCGTGGTGCTGCAACTGCCGCTGACCCGGGCGATGGAGGGCCGCGGCCGGACGGGGCTGCTGGTGGCCAGCGCACTGCTGACCGGGTGGGGCTTCGGCCTGACCGCACTGGCCGGCGGCTCGGCCGGGTTCTACGCCTTCACCGTGGCGGTCTGGACGATCGGCGAGATCATGGCCGCGCCGACCATGATGGGCCTGGTCGCCGAGCTCTCCCCGGCCCGCGCCCGAGGCCGCTACCAGGGCGTCTACTCGCTCTCCTGGTCGCTGGCCTCCTTCGTCGGCCCGGCGGCCGGCGGCTACCTGCTGGAGCACGCCGGCGGCCGGGCGGTGTGGGGCGCCTGCGCCGTCTTCGGCACGGTCGCCGCGGGGGCGTTCCTGCTGCTCGGCCGGCGGCCGGCGGCGGCCCCGGCGGACGCGCTGCCTGCGGAGGCCGCCCCGAGCGCCGAGCTCAGCCGGTCGTAG
- a CDS encoding helix-turn-helix protein, translating to MASLNVGSLGEYIREQRRNAQFSLRQLADAAGVSNPYLSQIERGLRKPSAEILQQIAKALRISAETLYVQAGILEERREEGLELRVAILADPLINERQKQALLAVYDAFLKENRESGPAPDASPAAED from the coding sequence ATGGCCTCACTGAACGTCGGCTCGCTCGGCGAGTACATCCGCGAGCAGCGGCGGAACGCACAGTTCTCGCTGCGGCAGCTGGCCGACGCCGCCGGAGTGTCCAACCCGTACCTCAGCCAGATCGAGCGCGGGCTGCGCAAGCCGAGCGCGGAGATCCTGCAGCAGATCGCCAAGGCGCTGCGGATCTCGGCCGAGACGCTCTACGTGCAGGCCGGAATCCTGGAGGAGCGGCGGGAGGAAGGACTCGAACTCCGGGTCGCGATCCTCGCCGATCCACTGATCAACGAGCGGCAGAAGCAGGCCCTGCTCGCCGTCTACGACGCCTTTCTCAAGGAGAACCGCGAGAGCGGCCCCGCTCCCGACGCGTCTCCTGCCGCAGAGGACTGA
- a CDS encoding D-inositol-3-phosphate glycosyltransferase has product MTQHPVRTARRERLAQAAGGTAPTAGSAPSTRRGRLQALIGGRPRRPRRIAMLSVHTSPLHQPGTGDAGGMNVYIVELAKRLAELNIEVEVFTRAISSDDAPAVELAPGVLVRHVTAGPYEGLVKEDLPAQLCAFTHGVLRTEAGHRPGHYDLVHSHYWLSGHVGWLAAERWGVPLVHTMHTMAKVKNAALAEGDSPEPPARVIGETQVVEAADRLIANTDEEAAELSHHYDARRDQLAVVHPGVNLDVFRPGSRAAARAAVGLPQDAAVLLFAGRIQPLKAPDVLLRAVAVLLARRPELRERLVVPVVGGPSGTGLAKPESLHKLAAQLGISDVVRFHPPVGQARLAEWYRAATALVMPSYSESFGLVALEAQACGTPVVAAAVGGLPVAVRDGRTGSLVHGHDPLRWADALEPYADRPELVRERGAAAARHAAHFGWDTAAAATAEVYAQAMTHPARGLRLA; this is encoded by the coding sequence GTGACGCAGCACCCCGTACGCACGGCCCGTCGTGAGCGGCTCGCCCAGGCGGCCGGAGGCACGGCGCCGACCGCCGGCAGCGCCCCGTCGACCCGCCGCGGCCGCCTGCAGGCGCTGATCGGCGGGCGCCCGAGGCGCCCGAGGCGGATCGCGATGCTGAGCGTCCACACCTCGCCGCTGCACCAGCCGGGCACCGGGGACGCCGGCGGCATGAACGTCTACATCGTGGAGCTCGCCAAGCGCCTCGCCGAGCTGAACATCGAGGTCGAGGTGTTCACCCGGGCGATCAGCTCCGACGACGCCCCGGCCGTCGAGCTCGCCCCCGGCGTGCTCGTCCGCCACGTCACCGCCGGGCCGTACGAGGGCCTCGTCAAGGAGGACCTCCCGGCCCAGCTCTGCGCCTTCACCCACGGGGTGCTGCGCACCGAGGCAGGCCACCGCCCCGGCCACTACGACCTGGTGCACTCCCACTACTGGCTTTCCGGGCACGTCGGCTGGCTGGCCGCCGAGCGCTGGGGCGTGCCGCTGGTGCACACCATGCACACCATGGCCAAGGTCAAGAACGCGGCGCTGGCCGAGGGCGACAGCCCCGAGCCGCCCGCCCGGGTGATCGGCGAGACGCAGGTCGTCGAGGCCGCGGACCGGCTGATCGCCAACACCGACGAGGAGGCGGCCGAGCTCTCGCACCACTACGACGCCCGCCGCGACCAGCTCGCCGTCGTCCACCCCGGGGTCAACCTGGACGTCTTCCGGCCCGGCAGCCGCGCCGCCGCCCGTGCCGCCGTCGGGCTGCCGCAGGACGCCGCGGTGCTGCTGTTCGCCGGCCGCATACAGCCGCTCAAGGCGCCCGACGTGCTGCTCCGGGCGGTCGCCGTGCTGCTGGCCCGGCGGCCCGAGCTGCGGGAGCGGCTGGTCGTCCCGGTGGTCGGCGGCCCCTCCGGCACCGGCCTCGCCAAGCCGGAGAGCCTGCACAAGCTCGCCGCCCAGCTCGGCATCTCGGACGTCGTGCGGTTCCACCCGCCGGTGGGCCAGGCCCGGCTCGCCGAGTGGTACCGGGCCGCCACCGCGCTGGTGATGCCCTCGTACAGCGAGTCCTTCGGCCTGGTCGCGCTGGAGGCCCAGGCCTGCGGCACCCCGGTGGTGGCGGCCGCGGTCGGCGGCCTCCCCGTCGCCGTCCGGGACGGCCGCACCGGCAGCCTGGTGCACGGCCACGACCCGCTCCGCTGGGCGGACGCCCTGGAGCCGTACGCGGACCGGCCCGAGCTGGTGCGCGAGCGCGGCGCGGCGGCGGCACGGCACGCGGCCCACTTCGGCTGGGACACCGCGGCGGCCGCCACCGCCGAGGTCTACGCCCAGGCCATGACCCACCCCGCCCGCGGCCTGCGCCTGGCGTAG
- a CDS encoding O-acetyl-ADP-ribose deacetylase (regulator of RNase III): protein MTVTQITLVQGDITDQQVDVVVNAANSSLLGGGGVDGAIHRRGGPEILADCRRLRASHYGKGLPTGRAVSTTAGRLPARWVVHTVGPVFVAEERSVRAGLLASCYRESLGLAVDLGARSVAFPAISAGIYGWPLEDAARIALTTVADEVAGGRAGEVAEVRFVLFGAEVYGVFERVWHTLESEGEGEGGGEGEG from the coding sequence ATGACGGTGACGCAGATCACGCTTGTGCAGGGTGACATCACGGATCAGCAGGTGGACGTGGTGGTGAACGCCGCGAACTCGTCGCTGCTGGGCGGCGGCGGGGTGGACGGCGCGATCCACCGCAGGGGCGGTCCGGAGATCCTCGCGGACTGCCGACGGTTGCGTGCCTCGCACTACGGCAAGGGCTTGCCGACCGGGCGGGCCGTCTCGACGACGGCCGGGCGGCTGCCGGCCCGGTGGGTGGTGCACACCGTCGGGCCGGTGTTCGTGGCGGAGGAACGGTCGGTGCGGGCTGGGCTGCTGGCCTCCTGCTATCGGGAGTCGCTCGGGCTGGCGGTGGACCTGGGGGCGCGCTCGGTGGCCTTCCCGGCGATCTCGGCCGGGATCTACGGGTGGCCGCTGGAGGACGCGGCGCGGATCGCCCTCACGACCGTCGCGGACGAGGTGGCCGGCGGGCGGGCCGGCGAGGTGGCGGAAGTGCGCTTCGTGCTGTTCGGGGCCGAGGTGTACGGGGTGTTCGAGCGGGTGTGGCACACGCTGGAGTCGGAGGGTGAGGGCGAAGGCGGGGGTGAAGGCGAGGGCTGA
- a CDS encoding excisionase family DNA binding protein, producing the protein MPRRTTSVTALPAAPSAEPLALPVRFLTPEDVAALFGVPLETVYQWRRKRTGPPGFRAGRHVRYHPDAVARWVADQSNPAA; encoded by the coding sequence ATGCCCCGCCGCACCACTAGCGTCACCGCACTGCCCGCCGCCCCGTCGGCCGAACCCCTCGCCCTGCCCGTCCGCTTCCTCACCCCCGAAGACGTCGCGGCCCTCTTCGGAGTGCCCCTGGAGACCGTCTACCAGTGGCGCCGCAAGCGCACCGGCCCGCCCGGATTCCGCGCCGGCCGCCACGTCCGCTACCACCCCGACGCCGTCGCCCGGTGGGTCGCCGACCAGAGCAACCCCGCCGCCTGA
- a CDS encoding serine phosphatase RsbU (regulator of sigma subunit) — MPATGDGRASAAAARFGTADAADTAHRAGTGTGTPAAAAPGRSGAGRPVAQRAKEAADTATAGRSARPDRGDDTREPAPIPHPRTTSPTRAEPSGEAPYRLLVIADGDTGDMGLIESLVAESGARVDLHRAGGVEEAAALLAPVPMTARRSRPRPADFNCVLLDLAAPAHGGHPTDEPFPSDGLDGLRELRRRAPHVALIVLTDAAGAELGAAAVAAGAQDFLVKRETDGALLARALRYAVERKRADESQRRLVEAELRGQENARLQRHLLPTPLLDGAGLAFTRRYRPGRRRALLGGDFYDAVRTDDGTVHVVIGDVCGHGPDEAALGVALRIAWRTLVFAGLTGQELLTTLQHVLEHERRSDEIFATLCMLVLVPGAEPAGDAPAPGAGSNDGAAAPQVEQVRLFLAGHPAPLLLGADGPPRLLPADQTGPALGLLPCDDGLAVWPAVELELHPGWSLLLYTDGLVEGRVGAGSRRLGQDGLIELVADHHAAGLTRGRLVDSALAEVEELNGGALTDDVAVLLLERNPVSALMG, encoded by the coding sequence ATGCCCGCAACGGGAGACGGGCGGGCATCCGCTGCCGCAGCCAGGTTCGGCACCGCCGATGCCGCCGACACCGCGCACCGCGCGGGCACCGGTACGGGCACGCCCGCCGCTGCCGCCCCCGGCCGCTCCGGCGCCGGCCGGCCGGTCGCGCAGCGCGCCAAGGAGGCCGCGGACACCGCCACCGCCGGCAGGTCCGCCCGGCCCGACCGGGGCGACGACACCCGCGAGCCGGCGCCGATACCGCATCCGCGGACGACCTCGCCCACCCGGGCCGAGCCGTCCGGCGAGGCGCCCTACCGCCTGTTGGTGATCGCGGACGGCGACACCGGGGACATGGGCCTGATCGAGTCGCTGGTCGCCGAGAGCGGCGCCCGGGTCGACCTGCACCGGGCCGGGGGTGTCGAGGAGGCCGCCGCGCTGCTGGCGCCGGTGCCGATGACCGCCCGGCGCAGCCGTCCCCGCCCCGCCGACTTCAACTGCGTGCTGCTCGACCTCGCCGCCCCCGCGCACGGCGGGCACCCCACCGACGAGCCCTTCCCGTCCGACGGCCTGGACGGGCTGCGCGAGCTGCGCCGTCGCGCCCCGCACGTCGCGCTGATCGTGCTCACCGACGCGGCCGGTGCCGAGCTCGGCGCCGCCGCCGTGGCGGCGGGCGCCCAGGACTTCCTGGTCAAGCGCGAGACGGACGGCGCTCTGCTGGCCCGTGCCCTGCGGTACGCGGTGGAGCGCAAGCGGGCGGACGAGTCGCAGCGCCGCCTGGTGGAGGCGGAGCTCCGCGGCCAGGAGAACGCGCGGCTCCAGCGGCACCTGCTGCCCACGCCGCTGCTCGACGGGGCCGGCCTCGCCTTCACCCGGCGCTACCGCCCCGGCCGCCGCCGGGCCCTGCTCGGCGGCGACTTCTACGACGCCGTCCGGACGGACGACGGCACCGTGCACGTCGTCATCGGGGACGTCTGCGGGCACGGCCCGGACGAGGCCGCCCTCGGTGTCGCCCTGCGGATAGCGTGGCGGACCTTGGTCTTCGCCGGGCTCACCGGCCAGGAGCTGCTGACCACGCTGCAGCACGTGCTGGAGCACGAACGGCGCAGCGACGAGATCTTCGCGACGCTGTGCATGCTGGTCCTCGTCCCCGGCGCGGAGCCGGCCGGCGACGCCCCGGCCCCGGGTGCCGGCTCCAACGACGGGGCCGCGGCCCCGCAGGTCGAGCAGGTCCGGCTGTTCCTGGCCGGGCACCCGGCGCCGCTGCTGCTGGGTGCCGACGGGCCGCCGCGGCTGCTGCCGGCCGACCAGACGGGCCCGGCGCTCGGGCTGCTGCCCTGCGACGACGGCCTGGCCGTGTGGCCGGCCGTGGAGTTGGAGCTGCACCCCGGCTGGAGTCTGCTGCTGTACACCGACGGCCTGGTCGAGGGCCGGGTCGGTGCCGGCTCGCGCCGGCTGGGCCAGGACGGTCTGATCGAGCTCGTCGCCGACCACCACGCGGCCGGCCTGACCCGCGGCCGGCTGGTCGACAGCGCGCTCGCCGAGGTAGAGGAGCTGAACGGCGGCGCCCTGACGGACGACGTCGCCGTGCTGCTGCTGGAGCGCAATCCGGTGTCCGCGCTGATGGGCTGA
- a CDS encoding GntR family transcriptional regulator, translated as MTVSIDDHRAPYIQVADALREEIRSGKLQPGQKLPSARQLADRFKVAVMTASSGVRVLREEGLVSSTQGRGTFVRQAGELAPAVQAADVPVDRVDALEAEVRRLSERLAAVEAELARQGQ; from the coding sequence ATGACTGTCTCCATCGACGACCACCGCGCCCCCTACATCCAGGTTGCCGATGCGCTCCGGGAGGAGATCCGATCGGGCAAGCTTCAGCCGGGGCAGAAGCTCCCTTCGGCGCGCCAGTTGGCTGACCGCTTCAAGGTGGCGGTCATGACTGCCTCTAGCGGCGTCCGCGTGCTCCGGGAGGAGGGGTTGGTGTCTTCGACCCAGGGGCGCGGCACCTTTGTCCGGCAGGCCGGCGAGCTGGCCCCTGCTGTGCAGGCGGCCGACGTGCCCGTGGACCGGGTGGACGCGCTCGAAGCTGAGGTTCGACGACTGTCGGAGAGGCTTGCTGCGGTGGAGGCGGAGCTTGCCCGCCAAGGTCAGTAG
- a CDS encoding DNA-binding MarR family transcriptional regulator, translating to MDGKHLPEDLSAGGPEVAGIARALVALRRSQSRRALARLAAHRAGAGRPGEGSAAAPPDGVVLLLDAVAAAAVPTVTGLASALGIDQPRASRLTAQALAAGLLRREADQADGRRSLLRLTPEGRAVLERVDAFRRAVVAEATAGWSPEDREVLARLLGRFVADFAAVTGTGRAAD from the coding sequence ATGGACGGCAAGCACCTTCCCGAGGACCTGTCGGCGGGCGGCCCGGAGGTCGCCGGGATCGCCCGCGCGCTGGTGGCCCTGCGGCGCAGCCAGTCCCGGCGGGCGCTCGCGCGGCTGGCGGCGCACCGGGCGGGGGCCGGGCGGCCCGGGGAGGGTTCGGCGGCAGCGCCCCCGGACGGCGTGGTGCTGCTGCTGGACGCGGTGGCGGCCGCCGCGGTGCCGACCGTCACCGGGCTGGCCTCGGCGCTCGGCATCGACCAGCCGCGGGCCAGCCGGCTCACCGCGCAGGCGCTGGCCGCGGGGCTGCTGCGGCGCGAGGCGGACCAGGCGGACGGCCGCCGTTCGCTGCTGCGGCTCACCCCGGAGGGCCGGGCGGTGCTGGAGCGGGTGGACGCCTTCCGGCGTGCGGTGGTCGCCGAGGCGACGGCCGGCTGGAGCCCGGAGGACCGGGAGGTCCTGGCCCGCCTGCTCGGCCGGTTCGTGGCCGACTTCGCCGCGGTCACCGGTACGGGCCGCGCCGCGGACTGA
- a CDS encoding alkylhydroperoxidase family enzyme, with product MTRIPLTPPRTLLNRIGARYSRRTYGKVLDPGLALGHNSRVLLSFVRLERGVARWNALDPGLKHLAVMAGAARINCSWCLDFGHWAADGLGLPLDKIALVPQWRQHTEAFTELEQQVMAYAEAMTETEPAVTDELAATLLAWLGEAAFVELTAVVALENFRSRINSAFGLTSQGFAEACAVPARS from the coding sequence ATGACCCGCATCCCGCTCACCCCGCCCCGCACCCTGCTCAACCGCATCGGCGCCCGGTACTCGCGGCGGACGTACGGCAAGGTCCTCGACCCCGGGCTCGCCCTCGGCCACAACAGCCGGGTGCTGCTCTCCTTCGTCCGGCTGGAGCGCGGCGTCGCCCGCTGGAACGCCCTCGACCCCGGCCTCAAGCACCTCGCCGTGATGGCCGGCGCCGCCCGGATCAACTGCTCCTGGTGCCTCGACTTCGGCCACTGGGCCGCCGACGGACTCGGCCTGCCGCTCGACAAGATCGCCCTGGTGCCGCAGTGGCGGCAGCACACCGAGGCGTTCACCGAGCTCGAACAGCAGGTGATGGCCTACGCCGAGGCGATGACCGAGACCGAACCCGCCGTCACCGACGAACTCGCCGCCACCCTGCTCGCCTGGCTCGGCGAGGCAGCCTTCGTCGAACTCACCGCCGTCGTCGCACTGGAGAACTTCCGCTCCCGCATCAACAGCGCCTTCGGACTGACCAGCCAGGGCTTCGCCGAAGCCTGCGCCGTCCCGGCCCGGTCCTAG
- a CDS encoding site-specific recombinase XerC, translating into MAGHIQDRWYKTEIGPDGKPRKVRSDRYGIGRRYRARYIGPDGKERSQSFPDRQKRQAEEWLARIEADMTRGQYIDPRAARMTFQEFGERWLETQSGDPNTKASMQSQLRLHAFPLIGSRPLGSFQPSHVREFVAKLEGSGISGSYARVIFSNVRAVLSAAVDDGHIPRNPCNARTVALPAMGARRVVPWLPERVFAVRAALADRFRTTVDVGAGCGLRQGEILGLSVDELDFDNETLHVVQQLKLSLSKPVFAPPKGGKLRDVPLPAPVAEALKEHIERFPPVEITLPWMRVGGPPVTRRLIFTGPNGGHVWRGALNEDHWKPALAAAGVIPAARSRQHVGAREHGMHALRHFYASVLLDAGESIKAVSEYLGHSDPGLTLKVYAHLMPSSQARARKAIAAVLRPQDHKD; encoded by the coding sequence ATGGCCGGACACATCCAAGACCGCTGGTACAAGACCGAGATCGGCCCCGACGGCAAGCCCCGCAAGGTCCGCAGCGATCGCTACGGCATCGGAAGGCGCTACCGGGCCCGCTACATCGGCCCCGACGGGAAGGAGAGGAGTCAGTCGTTCCCCGACCGCCAGAAGCGCCAGGCAGAGGAGTGGTTGGCTCGGATCGAGGCCGACATGACGCGAGGTCAGTACATCGACCCCAGGGCCGCCCGGATGACCTTTCAGGAGTTCGGCGAGAGGTGGCTTGAGACCCAGAGCGGTGACCCGAACACGAAGGCGTCGATGCAGTCCCAGCTCCGTCTGCATGCCTTCCCGCTAATCGGCTCGCGTCCGCTCGGCTCGTTCCAGCCCAGTCACGTCCGTGAGTTCGTGGCCAAGCTGGAAGGGTCCGGCATCTCGGGCTCGTACGCCCGCGTGATCTTCTCCAATGTGCGGGCCGTCCTGAGCGCGGCCGTCGATGACGGCCACATCCCCCGGAACCCCTGCAACGCGAGGACAGTGGCCCTCCCCGCTATGGGGGCCCGCCGCGTGGTCCCGTGGCTGCCGGAGCGAGTCTTCGCCGTCCGGGCCGCCTTGGCGGACCGTTTCCGGACTACCGTGGACGTAGGCGCCGGCTGCGGTCTGCGGCAGGGCGAGATCCTAGGCCTGTCCGTGGACGAGCTGGACTTCGACAACGAGACGCTGCATGTGGTGCAGCAGCTCAAGCTGAGTCTGAGTAAGCCCGTGTTCGCGCCGCCGAAGGGCGGCAAACTGCGCGACGTGCCGCTGCCCGCTCCCGTGGCGGAAGCGCTCAAGGAGCACATCGAGCGGTTCCCCCCGGTCGAGATCACCTTGCCGTGGATGCGGGTGGGCGGTCCGCCGGTCACCAGGCGTCTGATCTTCACCGGGCCCAACGGTGGCCATGTCTGGCGCGGAGCGCTGAACGAGGATCACTGGAAGCCCGCGCTGGCCGCTGCCGGGGTTATCCCCGCAGCGAGGAGCCGTCAGCACGTGGGCGCCCGGGAGCACGGCATGCACGCCCTACGACACTTCTACGCATCAGTGCTGCTGGATGCCGGGGAGAGCATCAAGGCCGTCAGTGAGTACCTGGGGCACTCCGACCCTGGCCTGACGCTCAAGGTGTACGCGCACCTGATGCCCAGCAGCCAGGCCCGGGCTCGTAAGGCCATCGCTGCGGTGCTTCGGCCTCAAGATCACAAGGACTGA